The following DNA comes from Bacillota bacterium.
ATTATGTTGCCCAACGAGCTCAAGTGAAATTGGCTCAGACCTCCAGTTATCGATTCGAACTGTCGGTTCAGACTGTTATTGACGGCCAAGACAAGAAGGTAGCCGCTGTTAGCGGCGAGTTTCTACAGCCAAACACTTACCATCTTAAAGGGAGCAGTTATGATTACGACCTCGAGCTCTATCACGTTAACAGCCAACTATTCTTTTTTGACCCGGCGGACAAACGCTGGAAGCGGGCCTCTGCTGCCCCCAGCTTGGTTACCGAAGCCGTCTTGTTTACCACCAGTCCCATTGCAGACTTCTTGGCAGCGACGGACTTTACACTGATAACACGGCGACGGTTACATGGTCAGTCAGTCTATCAGCTTGGTGCTAAGTTGGATTGTATTGCTAATCCTTATTGGGAGATCTTTTTTAACGACTTCTACCTGGAAAGCTGGATTGAGTACCCCAGTTGCCGAGTGAAGCAATTGCAGCTTATTGGTAGTAACAATGGTTCGGATGAGAACCGACTGACAGCTACCTTAATGGTTACCGACTATGATCAGCCTGTTCAAATTACCTTGCCCGTGGGTATTTCCGAATAAAAGCATTGACTTGAAAGCGGTAATAGGCAGGACTTTAGCTGCCAATGGAGAATATGTGTTATTGGTGCTAATGGACTATGGACCTATCTATGGTGCCATTCCAAAGATGAGGTGATGCAACTGAGACCATAATCGTGTTTTGTGGCACTTGGAGACTGTCTCTACTCATGATCGTTCCTCCATACCGGATAGCTTGGACATTTTTTCTCATGGTATTTCAGCTAGGGACAGGCTCACTGGCCAAGTGACACGGCAAAAACTTACCTGTGTGGTGATACCTGGACCTGGAAGCTGTGTGGTAACCTGTTTGGCTGTATGTTTGAAGAGTTATTTGACCTTATTGGCACTATTGATTATTCCATGGAAAGATAGTGCCAGAAGTCTTGAGGTGTGAAAACATGGCAACTAAAAACCTAGCCCTGGAACTAGATCTAAAGAGTGGTGTGCCGCTTTATATTCAAATCAAGCAGCAAATTGGCAGCCTAATTTCTGCTGAAGTATGGGAGATGGGGTTCAAACTCCCAACTGAGCGCGAGCTGGCCAATATTCTAGGGGTTAGCCGTAACACGGTTAGCGCTGCGTACAAAGAATTAGAGGCGGACGGTTTGCTGGTATCGTTGCAGGGCCGGGGCACTTTTGTTGCTGGAGAACAGGCAGAAAAAGAAAAGACCGGACGTAAAGGACGCCTGCTAAAAGTTGTTGACTTGGCGCTTGAAGAAGCAGCTGCGCTAGGATTTGGTCCCGATGATTTCTTGAAGTTGGCTACAACCAGGGCACTGGAACGTAAAGAATCCTTGGGGACTGTACATGTTGCTTTCATAGGAACATCTATGGAGCAGGCTTTATATTTTCAACGTGAGCTCGTCCCCCAGACTGGCATAAAAACCGTGCCGTTCTTGCTGAACGAAATACAGGACGATCCTGCTACGGCAAGAAAGAGCTTGATATCCTATGACTTAATAGTGACCACTTTCCTTGAAATTGATAAGTTGCAAGAGTTAATACAACCCTCTGCCATACCTATTCTAGGAATTGCCTTAGGGCTGGAATTGGAGACCATTGTTCGTATTGCTAGACTGCCGAAAAACAGCACCTTGGCTCTGGTCTGTAGCACCGAAGCTTTTGCCGCTACCGTGAAGGAATCCCTCCATGACTCCGGCATAGATGATCTTATCATCGTCCCCACCACGGAAGCTGGCGCAAAGCTGGCAAGTG
Coding sequences within:
- a CDS encoding GntR family transcriptional regulator, with protein sequence MATKNLALELDLKSGVPLYIQIKQQIGSLISAEVWEMGFKLPTERELANILGVSRNTVSAAYKELEADGLLVSLQGRGTFVAGEQAEKEKTGRKGRLLKVVDLALEEAAALGFGPDDFLKLATTRALERKESLGTVHVAFIGTSMEQALYFQRELVPQTGIKTVPFLLNEIQDDPATARKSLISYDLIVTTFLEIDKLQELIQPSAIPILGIALGLELETIVRIARLPKNSTLALVCSTEAFAATVKESLHDSGIDDLIIVPTTEAGAKLASVLVLADAVAVTAGRTAEVLNTMEKAKEMEIIELRYRIDQGSLNMFRCYLTDLRNKT